A stretch of the Schistocerca serialis cubense isolate TAMUIC-IGC-003099 chromosome 2, iqSchSeri2.2, whole genome shotgun sequence genome encodes the following:
- the LOC126456288 gene encoding craniofacial development protein 2-like: protein MERMSIKIMGIQYSVYSPLTTYSGIGIFLYTNVDDYFKIFCYLIKWVFECWKFIDGQFKSGVGFIALKAITECITNCVPVSERVMLLQISALPIQLNIIRVYAPTTDHNDEEVAEFYSQISVVLQQLPKKGLTIVLGGFNAKIGRGSKGDIIVHYGLDVRNERGELLSAFAGEYRFVITNTFFTLPPRHLYTWKPPRASDENITQNQINYVLINQRYRKSCLSMKTYPGADINSGHVPLVGVFKIRMKSVQKKKNVKMYYIHKPKESPIRENAESVSVTKKKSWMTEEMLKMVNRRREVKSNLMNTRISTRRSGNGCEKLREEKYMNSAMK from the exons ATGGAAAGGATGAGCATTAAGATcatgggaattcagtattcagtttattcaccattgaccacttacagcggaatag gaatattcttatatactaatgtcgatgattatttcaaaatattctgttatcttataaaatgggtgtttga atgctggaagtttattgaTGGACAGTTTAAGTCTGGAGTAGGATTTATAGCATTGAAAGCAATCACAGAATGCATCACTAATTGTGTACCTGTTTCAGAGAGAGTGATGTTACTCCAAATAAGTGCTCTACCCATACAACTGAACATTATTCGGGTCTATGCTCCAACAACAGACCATAATGATGAAGAAGTTGCAGAATTTTATTCCCAAATCTCAGTTGTTTTGCAGCAACTACCGAAGAAAGGTCTTACAATAGTTTTGGGAggttttaatgccaaaataggaaGGGGATCCAAAGGCGACATTATAGTTCATTATGGACTTGAtgtaaggaatgagagaggtgaactACTCAGTGCTTTTGCAGGAGAGTACAGATTCGTAATAACTAACACATTCTTCACACTACCACCCAGACATCTCTACACCTGGAAGCCCCCAAGAGCTTCAGATGAAAATATTACCCAGAATCAGATCAATTATGTCTTGATAAATCAAAGATATAGAAAAAGCTGTCTCTCAATGAAAACCTATCCAGGTGCTGACATTAACTCAGGCCACGTTCCCCTAGTTGGTGTCTTTAAAATCAGAATGAAGagtgttcaaaagaaaaaaaatgtcaaaATGTATTATATCCACAAACCGAAAGAATCTCCCATAAGAGAAAATGCAGAGTCTGTAAG TGTCACCAAAAAGAAGTCATGGATGACTGAAGAGATGCTTAAAATGGTGAACAGAAGGAGGGAAGTGAAAAGTAACCTTATGAATACAAGAATATCAACAAGGAGATCAGGAAATGGATGTGAGAAGCTTAGGGAAGAGAAATACATGAACAGTgcaatgaaatag